The following proteins are encoded in a genomic region of Synechococcus sp. CBW1002:
- a CDS encoding transglycosylase domain-containing protein, producing the protein MLRAGLVAAVLGSGLALGQSALVAAVDRQLPDARRISSFNRPGTFTIFSADGQVIQKLGPATREKLVGGRMPELVRQAFIAAEDRRFYQHNGIDPLGIGRAALRNLSRGSVEEGASTITQQLARTVFLSQDRTLLRKLKEAALAGKLERQLTKQQILEQYLNFVYLGSSAYGVADAAWIYFSKTPDQLTLPEAALIAGLPPAPSVYSPLVNPDLALQRRAIVLRRMREAGFLDAAQEAEAQGAPLALKPAEPKYWVSKAPYFTSWVSQELTKVLTPEQLEVGGLTIRTGLNLAWNDQAQKTIDTYATGAMEGALVAMEPGTGLVRAMVGGNDFESSQFNRAVQALRSPGSTFKLFVYLSALQEGMRPETLVLDKARCFAGYCPKNFGNRYMGRVPMVVALQNSLNIVAVGLLQQLGFDKVIATAKSLGITRELGRFYPMAIGAYEQTVLDMTAAYAAINNRGVYVSPTPFEEIYGPDGELLWSRRHDGDRGHRAVDSDIADAMTWMLQQAVRSGTGGGAALADRPVAGKTGTSEGGRDLWFIGSIPQLTTGVWLGYDNSRETRNTSVVATYAWNHFMKPVVKGLPVRQFPPKPVLTGRYKPTKPAPAKGPAKGRPGSAAQEAPDPALPRADSADSRQDPAPRPAAPSRQASPDPPPSRPAPDRPPGSVRQPSEPDGGSQPSLNRILDDVRQQPIAPPPVAPPPPPPPPPVEPPPQP; encoded by the coding sequence TTGCTTCGCGCCGGCCTTGTGGCCGCTGTTCTCGGCTCCGGGCTGGCACTTGGCCAGTCCGCCCTGGTCGCCGCGGTGGATCGGCAGCTTCCCGATGCGCGCCGCATCAGCAGCTTCAATCGTCCAGGGACGTTCACCATCTTTTCGGCCGATGGACAGGTGATCCAGAAGCTGGGTCCGGCCACCCGGGAGAAGTTGGTGGGGGGCCGCATGCCCGAGCTGGTGCGGCAGGCCTTCATCGCGGCCGAAGACCGTCGCTTTTATCAGCACAACGGCATCGATCCACTTGGGATCGGCCGGGCTGCGCTGCGTAACCTGAGCCGGGGATCGGTGGAGGAAGGCGCCAGCACCATCACCCAGCAGCTGGCCCGCACCGTCTTTCTCAGTCAGGACCGCACCCTGCTGCGCAAGCTCAAGGAAGCTGCTCTGGCCGGCAAGCTCGAGCGCCAACTGACCAAGCAGCAGATCCTTGAGCAATACCTCAACTTCGTCTATCTCGGTTCCAGCGCCTATGGCGTCGCCGATGCGGCCTGGATTTACTTCTCCAAGACTCCCGATCAGCTCACCCTGCCGGAGGCGGCCCTGATCGCTGGGTTGCCGCCGGCACCCTCGGTCTATTCACCGCTGGTGAATCCCGACCTGGCCCTGCAGCGGCGCGCCATTGTGCTGCGCCGGATGCGGGAAGCTGGTTTCCTGGATGCGGCTCAGGAGGCGGAGGCTCAGGGTGCACCGCTGGCCCTCAAGCCCGCCGAGCCCAAGTACTGGGTCAGCAAGGCGCCGTATTTCACCAGCTGGGTGTCTCAGGAGCTCACCAAGGTGCTCACCCCCGAGCAACTTGAGGTGGGTGGGCTGACGATTCGGACCGGCCTCAACCTGGCCTGGAATGACCAGGCCCAGAAGACGATCGACACCTACGCCACCGGCGCCATGGAAGGGGCTCTGGTGGCGATGGAGCCGGGCACCGGCCTGGTGCGAGCCATGGTGGGGGGGAACGATTTCGAATCCAGCCAGTTCAACCGCGCTGTTCAGGCGCTGCGCTCACCCGGTTCCACCTTCAAGCTGTTCGTTTATCTCAGCGCTCTTCAGGAGGGCATGCGGCCGGAGACTCTGGTGCTCGACAAAGCCCGTTGCTTTGCCGGTTACTGCCCAAAGAACTTCGGCAATCGCTACATGGGCCGGGTGCCGATGGTGGTGGCCCTCCAGAACTCGCTCAATATCGTGGCGGTGGGACTGCTGCAGCAGCTGGGTTTCGACAAAGTGATCGCCACGGCCAAGAGCCTCGGCATCACCCGCGAGTTGGGACGCTTCTACCCGATGGCGATCGGGGCCTACGAACAGACGGTGCTCGACATGACTGCCGCCTACGCCGCAATCAATAACCGTGGGGTGTATGTGAGTCCCACCCCCTTCGAGGAGATCTATGGCCCCGATGGGGAATTGCTCTGGAGCCGCCGCCACGATGGTGATCGGGGTCATCGCGCCGTCGACAGCGACATCGCCGACGCGATGACCTGGATGCTGCAGCAGGCGGTCCGCTCCGGTACCGGTGGGGGCGCCGCCCTGGCGGATCGACCGGTTGCCGGCAAGACCGGCACCTCGGAGGGAGGACGGGATCTCTGGTTCATCGGCTCGATCCCCCAGCTCACCACCGGTGTGTGGCTGGGGTATGACAACAGCCGCGAGACCCGCAACACCAGTGTGGTGGCCACCTACGCCTGGAACCACTTCATGAAGCCGGTGGTGAAGGGGCTGCCGGTGCGGCAGTTCCCGCCCAAGCCGGTGCTCACCGGTCGTTACAAGCCCACCAAGCCGGCTCCCGCCAAGGGGCCGGCAAAGGGGCGGCCAGGATCTGCCGCGCAGGAGGCCCCCGATCCGGCATTGCCGCGCGCCGATTCGGCCGACTCCCGCCAAGATCCTGCCCCGCGTCCTGCAGCGCCGTCACGCCAGGCCTCTCCTGATCCCCCCCCCTCGCGTCCAGCTCCCGATCGTCCGCCAGGCTCTGTTCGCCAACCGTCGGAGCCTGATGGTGGATCCCAGCCCTCTCTGAATCGGATTCTCGACGACGTGCGTCAACAGCCAATCGCCCCGCCACCGGTTGCTCCGCCACCGCCACCACCACCGCCACCAGTGGAGCCGCCGCCCCAACCCTGA
- the chlG gene encoding chlorophyll synthase ChlG, with product MKGASSTSSIWKIRLQLMKPVTWIPLIWGVLCGAAASGNFHWTLPQVGASFACMLMSGPLLAGYTQTINDYYDREIDAINEPYRPIPSGAIPLGQVKAQIWILLLAGLAVAWGLDLWAGHTTPVLLLLALGGSFVSFIYSAPPLKLKQNGWLGNYALGASYIALPWWAGQALFGQLTWTTALLTLAYSLAGLGIAVVNDFKSVEGDRALGLQSLPVVFGVEKASWISAGMIDIFQLAMVAVLIAIGQHFAAVLLVLLVIPQITFQDIWLLRDPIAFDVKYQASAQPFLVLGMLVTALAIGHSDLVGAALG from the coding sequence ATGAAGGGCGCCAGCAGCACCAGCAGCATCTGGAAGATCCGGTTGCAGCTGATGAAGCCTGTCACCTGGATTCCCCTGATCTGGGGAGTGCTCTGCGGCGCAGCTGCGTCCGGCAACTTTCACTGGACCCTGCCGCAGGTGGGTGCCTCGTTCGCCTGCATGCTGATGAGCGGGCCCCTGCTGGCCGGCTACACCCAGACGATCAACGACTACTACGACCGCGAGATCGACGCAATCAACGAGCCCTATCGGCCGATTCCCTCCGGCGCCATTCCCCTGGGCCAGGTGAAGGCCCAGATCTGGATCCTCTTGTTGGCTGGACTCGCCGTGGCCTGGGGGCTCGATCTCTGGGCCGGCCACACCACGCCGGTGCTGCTGCTCCTGGCCCTGGGGGGCTCGTTCGTGAGCTTCATCTACTCGGCACCGCCCCTGAAGCTGAAGCAGAACGGCTGGCTGGGCAACTACGCCCTCGGAGCCAGCTATATCGCCCTGCCCTGGTGGGCTGGCCAGGCTCTTTTCGGGCAGCTCACCTGGACCACGGCCCTGCTCACCCTCGCCTATTCCCTTGCCGGTCTCGGTATTGCCGTGGTCAACGACTTCAAAAGCGTTGAAGGCGACCGTGCCCTCGGTCTGCAGAGCCTGCCGGTGGTTTTCGGCGTTGAGAAGGCCAGCTGGATCAGTGCCGGCATGATCGACATCTTCCAGCTGGCGATGGTGGCTGTTCTGATCGCCATCGGCCAGCATTTCGCCGCCGTGTTGCTGGTGCTGCTGGTGATCCCCCAGATCACCTTCCAGGACATCTGGCTGTTGCGGGATCCCATCGCTTTCGATGTCAAGTATCAGGCCAGCGCCCAACCCTTCCTGGTCCTCGGCATGTTGGTCACGGCTCTCGCCATCGGTCACAGCGATCTGGTCGGCGCCGCCCTCGGCTGA
- a CDS encoding DUF2862 domain-containing protein, whose product MSQAAITIGSKVRVTRVRDRIPADLVAMLKADATGTVRDFKVTDGKGIGVVVELAGGATSWFFDDEIVPL is encoded by the coding sequence ATGTCCCAGGCTGCCATCACCATCGGGTCGAAGGTGCGGGTCACCCGGGTTCGCGACCGTATTCCGGCCGATCTGGTGGCCATGCTCAAGGCGGATGCCACCGGTACCGTCCGCGATTTCAAGGTGACAGACGGCAAGGGCATCGGCGTGGTGGTCGAGCTTGCCGGTGGTGCCACCTCCTGGTTCTTCGACGACGAGATCGTGCCGCTCTGA
- the hisF gene encoding imidazole glycerol phosphate synthase subunit HisF, whose amino-acid sequence MVAKRIIPCLDVAEGRVVKGVNFVGLRDAGDPVELACRYSASGADELVFLDIAASHQGRATLVDLVRRTAEAVTIPFTVGGGISSVDGITELLRAGADKISLNSAAVRQPDLVAAGAERFGAQCIVVAIDARRRAGTDGGWDVYVKGGRENTGLDAVSWARRVVELGAGEILLTSMDGDGTQSGYDLELTHAVASAVEVPVIASGGAGCIDHIAAALEQGEASAALLASLLHDGVLTVEEIKRDLLDRHLPIRPVQEPPNEINSREAL is encoded by the coding sequence GTGGTTGCCAAGCGCATCATTCCCTGCCTGGACGTGGCCGAGGGCCGTGTCGTCAAGGGGGTCAATTTCGTGGGGCTCCGCGATGCCGGCGATCCGGTCGAGCTGGCCTGCCGCTACAGCGCCTCCGGCGCCGATGAACTGGTTTTTCTCGACATCGCCGCCAGCCACCAGGGGCGGGCCACCCTGGTGGACCTGGTGCGCCGCACCGCCGAAGCCGTGACCATTCCGTTCACGGTGGGGGGCGGGATCAGCAGCGTGGACGGCATCACCGAACTGCTGCGGGCCGGTGCCGACAAGATCAGCCTCAACTCGGCGGCGGTGCGCCAGCCGGATCTGGTGGCCGCCGGTGCTGAACGCTTCGGGGCGCAGTGCATTGTGGTGGCGATTGATGCTCGCCGGCGCGCCGGAACCGACGGCGGTTGGGACGTGTACGTCAAGGGGGGGCGGGAGAACACCGGACTCGATGCCGTGAGCTGGGCGCGACGGGTGGTGGAACTCGGCGCCGGCGAGATCCTGCTGACCTCCATGGATGGGGACGGCACCCAGAGCGGCTATGACCTGGAGCTCACCCACGCCGTGGCCTCCGCTGTGGAAGTCCCGGTGATCGCCTCCGGCGGTGCCGGCTGCATCGACCACATCGCCGCGGCGCTGGAGCAGGGCGAGGCCTCGGCGGCCCTGCTGGCCTCCCTGCTGCACGACGGCGTGCTGACGGTGGAGGAGATCAAGCGGGACCTGCTGGACCGGCACTTGCCGATCCGCCCTGTTCAGGAGCCTCCGAACGAGATCAACAGCCGCGAAGCTCTGTAA
- the ubiE gene encoding bifunctional demethylmenaquinone methyltransferase/2-methoxy-6-polyprenyl-1,4-benzoquinol methylase UbiE — protein MMPGDPTAVRDLFESIAPAYDRLNDALSLGLHRIWKRQAVAWLQPQPGQRLLDLCCGTGDLALVLAEKVRPGGLVLGLDAAAAPLRLAEQRSQASPWLRLRWSQGDALATGLEDGWADGAVMAYGLRNLADPAAGLKELRRVMRSGCRAAVLDFNRPEDRFQKGFQRLYLRRLVVPLARQVGLEEQYAYLETSLARFPSGPDQEYLAQSAGFSLARHRTLAGGQMGLLQLVA, from the coding sequence GTGATGCCGGGCGATCCCACCGCAGTGCGTGATCTGTTCGAGAGCATTGCCCCCGCCTACGACCGGCTCAACGACGCCTTGAGCCTCGGTCTGCACAGGATCTGGAAGCGACAGGCCGTGGCCTGGCTGCAGCCACAGCCCGGCCAGCGCCTGCTTGACCTGTGCTGCGGCACCGGTGATCTGGCGCTGGTTCTGGCCGAGAAGGTGAGGCCAGGAGGACTTGTGCTTGGTCTTGATGCAGCCGCGGCCCCGTTACGGCTGGCGGAGCAGCGCAGCCAGGCCTCGCCCTGGCTGCGGCTGCGCTGGAGCCAGGGCGACGCCCTGGCAACGGGCCTGGAGGATGGCTGGGCCGACGGCGCCGTGATGGCCTATGGCCTGCGCAACCTGGCCGACCCCGCCGCCGGCCTCAAGGAACTGCGAAGAGTCATGCGATCGGGATGTCGTGCTGCCGTACTGGATTTCAACCGGCCTGAAGACAGGTTCCAGAAGGGTTTTCAGAGGTTGTATCTGCGCCGCCTGGTGGTGCCCCTCGCCCGCCAGGTCGGACTGGAGGAGCAATACGCCTACCTCGAAACGAGTCTGGCCCGCTTCCCCAGCGGCCCGGATCAGGAATATCTGGCGCAGAGCGCCGGGTTTTCCCTGGCGCGGCATCGGACACTTGCAGGCGGGCAGATGGGCCTGCTGCAACTGGTGGCGTGA
- the glyQ gene encoding glycine--tRNA ligase subunit alpha — MHFQDIIQTLNRFWAERGCLILQPYDTEKGAGTMSPHTVLRAIGPEPWAVAYPEPCRRPTDGRYGDNPNRAQHYFQYQVLIKPSPDAIQETYLASLEALGIRPADHDIRFVEDNWESPTLGAWGVGWEVWLDGMEVTQFTYFQQCGGIDCRPVSIEITYGLERLAMYLQDVESIWELSWDGNRSYGDIWLPFEKGQCTYNFEASNPERLKQLFALYEAEATDLVAQKLPAPALDYVLKCSHTFNLLEARGVISVTERTATIGRIRTLARQVAEAWLEERRSLGFPLLSPDKRQEWLALHPQEQREDAMVPA, encoded by the coding sequence ATGCACTTCCAGGACATCATCCAGACCCTCAACCGCTTCTGGGCCGAACGGGGCTGCCTGATCCTTCAGCCCTACGACACCGAAAAGGGAGCCGGCACGATGAGTCCCCACACGGTGCTGCGGGCGATCGGCCCCGAGCCCTGGGCTGTGGCCTATCCGGAGCCCTGCCGGCGCCCCACCGATGGCCGCTATGGCGACAACCCCAACCGGGCGCAGCACTATTTCCAGTACCAGGTGCTGATCAAGCCCTCACCGGATGCGATCCAGGAGACCTACCTCGCCTCCCTCGAGGCCCTCGGCATCCGCCCCGCTGATCACGACATCCGCTTCGTGGAAGACAACTGGGAATCGCCAACCCTCGGCGCCTGGGGCGTGGGCTGGGAGGTGTGGCTCGACGGCATGGAGGTGACCCAGTTCACCTATTTCCAGCAGTGCGGCGGCATTGACTGCCGGCCCGTGTCGATCGAGATCACCTACGGCCTCGAACGCCTCGCCATGTATCTGCAGGATGTGGAGAGCATCTGGGAGCTGAGCTGGGATGGGAACCGCAGCTACGGCGACATCTGGCTGCCCTTCGAGAAGGGCCAGTGCACCTACAACTTCGAGGCCTCCAATCCCGAGCGGCTCAAGCAGCTCTTCGCCCTCTACGAAGCCGAAGCCACCGATCTGGTGGCTCAGAAGCTGCCGGCCCCGGCGCTCGACTACGTGCTCAAGTGCAGCCACACCTTCAACCTGCTGGAGGCCCGCGGCGTGATCTCGGTGACCGAGCGCACCGCCACCATCGGCCGGATCCGCACCCTGGCCCGGCAGGTGGCGGAGGCCTGGCTGGAGGAGCGCCGCAGCCTCGGCTTCCCGCTGCTCAGCCCCGACAAGCGGCAGGAGTGGCTGGCGCTGCACCCGCAGGAGCAGCGGGAGGACGCCATGGTGCCCGCCTGA
- a CDS encoding ComEC/Rec2 family competence protein, translated as MQATHNRPGLGLPLACLALVLLLAGRSALEPTGPAAGDPSLRLSATQPSLEVELSGWLLSDPRFSTASATETSGTGSNGGAGNSDASRPCRVPLQTAAGRSELLFNACPALQQGWRLTVSGRLRRPSSAPHPLLSSAAERLARQGIWSQLQVERWQVLSRPATPIADLRRRIARQLTAVGGPERGGLLAALVLGSAVVPLPADLREAFRVAGLSHALAASGFHLSVLLGAVLPLARRLPRLPRLTLAAGALALFLLLAGPQPSVVRAVLMGGGALLLLESGRRGRPVAILLCTVVAMLLLRPGWLADVGFQLSVGATAGLILTAGPLESWLKGCLGAALPEGWGTGRAATWLAGALAIPLAATAWTLPLQVLHFGVVPLYAVPANLLAAPLLSPLTLGAMALALVAVLLPAVLPVLVQPLLLLAQLLLLICQQISRLPMAQWQTGRPQPVLVLLLALGSLALLLPQLARRWRQLGAALITIAVTLHLAWLAADRMLLVHQGPRDLLVARHGGRAALVSSRSDGLSCHQARSLATGLGIRRYDWLLLLDPVASDGPTCWQDLAQLVQSTGEAGPPLLPGQTLSSEGLEASAVAVDSRALQLRVGRQRWLLLPDRQALWSWERSTPASWPANIWLGFRPSQGDQHSLADGNIERVWWSGNFASRRQTLPPGWRASGLSGSLQTG; from the coding sequence ATGCAAGCCACCCACAACCGGCCCGGCCTGGGGTTGCCGCTGGCCTGCCTCGCCCTGGTCCTGCTGCTCGCCGGTCGATCTGCCCTGGAACCGACCGGGCCTGCCGCAGGGGATCCCTCCCTGCGGCTCTCGGCCACGCAGCCAAGCCTGGAGGTGGAGCTCAGCGGTTGGCTGCTGAGTGATCCCCGTTTCAGCACCGCCAGCGCCACTGAAACCAGCGGCACAGGGAGCAACGGCGGCGCAGGCAACAGTGACGCCAGCAGACCCTGCCGCGTTCCTCTCCAGACGGCCGCAGGCCGCAGCGAACTGCTGTTCAACGCCTGCCCAGCCCTGCAACAGGGCTGGCGCCTGACCGTGTCCGGCCGGCTGCGGCGCCCCTCCAGCGCGCCCCACCCCCTGCTCAGCAGCGCCGCCGAACGCCTGGCCCGCCAGGGCATCTGGTCTCAGTTGCAGGTGGAGCGCTGGCAAGTGCTCAGCCGGCCGGCCACGCCGATCGCTGACCTGCGCCGCCGGATCGCGCGGCAACTCACTGCGGTCGGCGGCCCGGAGCGGGGCGGCCTGCTGGCGGCCCTGGTGCTGGGCAGCGCCGTGGTGCCGCTGCCCGCTGATCTGCGCGAAGCCTTTCGGGTGGCCGGGCTCTCCCACGCCCTGGCTGCCTCGGGCTTTCACCTCAGTGTGCTGCTGGGAGCTGTCCTGCCCCTGGCACGCCGCCTGCCAAGGCTGCCCAGGTTGACCCTGGCCGCTGGCGCCCTGGCCCTGTTCCTGCTGCTGGCGGGCCCGCAGCCTTCGGTGGTGCGGGCCGTTCTGATGGGAGGCGGCGCCCTGCTGCTGCTGGAGAGCGGCCGCCGCGGCCGGCCGGTGGCGATCCTGCTGTGCACGGTGGTGGCGATGCTGCTGCTGCGACCTGGCTGGCTCGCGGATGTGGGGTTTCAGCTGAGCGTGGGCGCCACCGCCGGTCTGATCCTCACCGCAGGTCCACTGGAAAGCTGGCTGAAGGGCTGCCTTGGCGCTGCTCTGCCGGAAGGCTGGGGAACGGGACGGGCCGCCACCTGGCTGGCCGGAGCCCTGGCGATCCCCCTGGCCGCCACCGCCTGGACCCTGCCCCTGCAGGTGCTCCACTTCGGTGTGGTGCCGCTCTACGCCGTGCCGGCGAATCTGCTGGCGGCACCCCTGCTCTCGCCGCTCACCCTCGGCGCGATGGCCCTCGCCCTGGTGGCGGTGCTGCTGCCTGCGGTGCTGCCGGTGCTGGTCCAACCGTTGCTGCTGCTGGCTCAGCTGCTGCTGCTGATCTGTCAGCAGATCTCCCGGCTGCCGATGGCGCAGTGGCAGACCGGCCGTCCGCAGCCGGTTCTGGTGCTGTTGCTCGCCCTCGGCAGCCTGGCCCTGCTGTTGCCGCAACTGGCGCGGCGCTGGCGCCAGCTGGGAGCTGCGCTGATCACCATCGCCGTGACTCTGCATCTGGCCTGGTTGGCGGCCGATCGGATGCTGCTGGTGCACCAGGGGCCGCGCGACCTGCTGGTGGCCCGCCATGGAGGCAGGGCGGCCCTGGTGAGCAGCCGCAGCGATGGGTTGAGCTGTCATCAGGCCCGCAGCCTCGCCACCGGCCTGGGAATCCGGCGCTACGACTGGCTGCTGCTGCTCGATCCCGTGGCCAGCGACGGGCCGACCTGCTGGCAGGACCTGGCCCAGCTGGTCCAGAGCACCGGCGAGGCCGGCCCGCCGCTGCTGCCGGGCCAGACCCTCAGCAGTGAGGGGCTGGAGGCCTCCGCCGTCGCGGTGGACAGCCGCGCCCTTCAGCTCCGGGTGGGCCGGCAGCGCTGGTTGCTGCTGCCGGATCGCCAGGCCCTGTGGAGCTGGGAGCGAAGCACCCCGGCAAGCTGGCCCGCCAATATCTGGCTCGGCTTCAGGCCCAGCCAGGGCGATCAGCACAGCCTGGCGGACGGCAACATTGAGCGGGTCTGGTGGAGTGGCAACTTCGCCTCCCGCAGGCAAACCCTGCCCCCAGGCTGGAGGGCCAGCGGCCTCAGCGGCTCCCTGCAGACGGGTTGA
- a CDS encoding integrase arm-type DNA-binding domain-containing protein, with protein sequence MLSDKAIQALRPDPERPGSKHHDRDGLYLWVARSGSKTWRKDYRWQGLRRTFTIGPYPAVRLADARKQALELNTWIKAGIDPRTQAPTQQRKQVESSSRPFVQIAQAWFEHHSASWSPRYCRDMREKLDHFVIPALGQLDIEAITRSDIETQLLAPILARGANEQARRCNDVTRRVIEHAVDLELRQDNPAVKARKVIAATRVTHYHRISWVELPDLLEVIDRFERQRLAERSSLIALRLMMLTLVRPSELREARWSEVDTEGRQWIIPAERMKTRVRHIVPLSSQARHLFDLQRPITGHTDLVFHTPNHRGSGELRVMSNGCLSMLLRRMGFQGRQTPHGFRGFGQTNCIEQLKIPRVVTEKQLAHADGNSVSRAYDWAEYLEERSDMLQRWADLLDQVAVAAGLAPVSELSAQLAGQPSALHAA encoded by the coding sequence ATGCTCAGTGACAAGGCGATCCAGGCCCTGCGGCCCGACCCGGAACGCCCGGGCAGCAAGCACCACGACCGGGACGGCCTCTACCTCTGGGTGGCGCGCTCCGGCTCCAAGACCTGGCGCAAGGACTACCGCTGGCAGGGATTACGCCGCACCTTCACCATCGGCCCTTACCCGGCCGTGCGGCTCGCCGATGCCCGCAAGCAGGCCCTGGAGCTGAACACCTGGATCAAAGCTGGCATCGATCCGCGCACCCAGGCCCCAACTCAGCAGCGCAAGCAGGTCGAAAGCAGCAGCCGACCTTTCGTCCAGATCGCCCAGGCCTGGTTCGAGCACCACAGCGCCAGCTGGAGCCCCCGCTATTGCAGAGATATGCGGGAGAAACTTGATCACTTCGTGATACCGGCACTGGGGCAACTTGATATCGAGGCGATCACTCGCAGCGACATTGAAACCCAGCTGCTCGCGCCCATCCTCGCCAGAGGTGCCAATGAACAAGCCCGCCGCTGCAATGACGTCACCCGTCGCGTGATTGAGCACGCCGTTGATCTCGAACTTCGGCAGGACAACCCCGCCGTCAAAGCCCGCAAGGTCATCGCCGCCACCCGCGTAACCCACTACCACCGCATCAGCTGGGTGGAGCTTCCCGATCTCTTGGAGGTGATCGATCGCTTTGAGCGGCAACGCCTCGCCGAGCGCAGCAGCCTCATCGCTCTGCGCCTGATGATGCTCACCCTGGTGCGGCCCAGTGAACTCCGGGAAGCCCGTTGGAGCGAAGTGGATACCGAGGGTCGTCAGTGGATCATTCCCGCTGAACGCATGAAGACTCGCGTTCGCCACATCGTGCCGCTTTCCTCGCAGGCGCGGCACCTATTCGATCTGCAGCGGCCGATCACCGGCCACACCGATCTGGTCTTTCACACCCCCAACCACCGCGGCAGCGGCGAGCTGCGGGTCATGAGCAATGGCTGCCTCTCGATGCTGCTGCGGCGCATGGGCTTCCAGGGGCGGCAGACACCCCATGGCTTCAGGGGCTTCGGGCAGACCAACTGCATCGAGCAGCTCAAGATCCCCAGGGTGGTGACCGAAAAGCAGCTGGCCCATGCCGATGGCAACAGCGTCAGCCGCGCCTACGACTGGGCCGAATATCTCGAGGAGCGCTCCGACATGCTGCAGCGCTGGGCCGATCTGCTCGATCAGGTGGCCGTCGCTGCCGGTCTGGCGCCGGTCTCAGAGCTGAGCGCACAACTGGCTGGTCAACCATCAGCGCTGCATGCGGCCTGA
- a CDS encoding AlpA family transcriptional regulator, giving the protein MTSATDRLLRLPEVIHRVGLSRTTIYSLIATGEFPRQIVIGPRAVAWSQQELEDWITSKRQAACSADG; this is encoded by the coding sequence ATGACATCCGCAACCGATCGACTGCTGCGGCTCCCAGAGGTGATCCACCGGGTCGGCCTCTCACGCACCACGATCTACAGCCTGATCGCCACAGGCGAGTTCCCCAGGCAGATCGTGATTGGCCCACGGGCGGTGGCCTGGTCCCAGCAGGAGCTGGAGGACTGGATCACCTCCAAGCGTCAGGCCGCATGCAGCGCTGATGGTTGA
- a CDS encoding BRO family protein has translation MSNTSALVPYLFEGHRIRVSTDQQGEAWIVVADACNALAESPMAWAMANRRDEEHCLHSEEGPGAGGFTLALINEATLLRRLLNSDNPSAPRMRRWLTHELLPALQRRQEGKGELPRRSIEAIRRQTAAEVLRGADEIIHLTGVSHAEALLSVLEEIQAHSSPAGVDVKQRAGVAWLTADQLADRLDGTLRHTNQRLAAAGLQQRNEDDDWQLTEAGLDWGVALPLCSRGERRQQILWDPAVVALLHQTN, from the coding sequence ATGAGCAACACGTCCGCTCTGGTGCCCTACCTGTTCGAGGGGCACCGCATCCGAGTGAGCACCGATCAGCAGGGCGAGGCCTGGATCGTCGTCGCCGATGCCTGCAATGCGCTGGCGGAGAGCCCGATGGCCTGGGCCATGGCGAACCGACGCGATGAGGAGCATTGCCTCCATTCAGAGGAGGGTCCCGGCGCCGGTGGTTTCACCCTGGCGCTGATCAATGAGGCCACGCTGCTGCGCAGGCTGCTCAACAGCGACAACCCCAGCGCACCGCGGATGCGGCGCTGGCTCACCCACGAACTGCTGCCCGCCCTGCAGCGCCGACAAGAGGGCAAAGGAGAGCTGCCGCGACGCAGCATCGAGGCGATCCGCAGGCAGACCGCAGCGGAGGTGCTGCGCGGGGCCGACGAGATCATCCACCTCACCGGGGTGTCCCATGCCGAGGCCCTGCTCAGCGTCTTGGAGGAGATCCAGGCCCACAGCAGTCCTGCCGGCGTTGACGTGAAGCAGCGCGCCGGAGTGGCCTGGCTGACCGCTGATCAGCTGGCGGACCGACTGGATGGCACGCTCCGCCACACCAACCAGCGGCTCGCTGCCGCCGGATTGCAGCAGCGCAACGAGGACGACGACTGGCAGCTCACAGAAGCCGGCCTGGACTGGGGCGTCGCCCTGCCGCTCTGCAGTCGGGGAGAGCGCCGCCAGCAGATCCTCTGGGATCCGGCCGTGGTGGCGTTGCTGCACCAGACCAACTGA